A portion of the Actomonas aquatica genome contains these proteins:
- a CDS encoding DUF4112 domain-containing protein, whose product MPKSSAIDQDPRLRRVRGLARVLDSSIPLGGGRRIGLDPIIGLLPGGGDAIGAIFSCYILWEGARLGVPGRNLWRMAGNILLETVVGAVPIAGDLFDFAWQANVRNVRLIERTLRSGAVRPSRSRKAIATGVLVAAIAFVLLVAALAWWILASLWGWLHGLLG is encoded by the coding sequence ATGCCCAAATCCTCCGCCATCGATCAAGACCCGCGTCTGCGCCGTGTGCGTGGGCTGGCGCGGGTATTGGATAGTTCGATACCGCTGGGCGGCGGCCGCCGGATCGGCTTGGATCCCATCATCGGCCTGCTTCCCGGCGGAGGTGATGCGATCGGCGCGATCTTCTCCTGCTACATTCTCTGGGAAGGCGCACGTCTTGGTGTCCCCGGCCGCAACCTTTGGCGCATGGCCGGAAACATTCTGCTCGAAACGGTGGTGGGCGCGGTGCCCATCGCCGGTGACCTCTTCGATTTCGCGTGGCAGGCCAACGTGCGCAACGTGCGCTTGATCGAGCGAACGCTGCGGTCCGGGGCCGTGCGACCAAGCCGCTCGCGGAAAGCCATCGCCACCGGCGTGCTGGTGGCCGCTATCGCCTTTGTCCTGCTGGTCGCCGCTTTGGCCTGGTGGATCCTCGCGTCGCTGTGGGGCTGGTTGCACGGCTTACTGGGCTAG
- a CDS encoding immunoglobulin domain-containing protein produces MKPLRLLLPLVAVCSTCLVGLRAQEITISGTQFLVEGRPIWLNGINAAWIDWNDFGGGRFREFLTVPGDRATRGWDEEIASYAAAGINCARIWIDCDGTHVLRYDSAGNVTGTVDGFIEDVGRLLDIGQRHGVYIMPVLTSFDHAREKNWENTWQNWRDLLANDAKIDTYINNVVIPLVEAYPDHPYLFAWEICNEPEWMYTGSAEQRGTTRERVVAFHARVAAAINQHTSKPVTTGTAGWQWMSDLNGFNGRLYSDASLQAAYDSPDARLDFYQVHYYGWMQSQGASPFDEDHTPSYFLDAELDRPVIIGECPGLAAPTGGALLSVTDAYQAGWANGYAGVMAWSSSGHDGAGTLPEIAVATERMRRKFTDLVAVNRPVIYGQPAAAIVAPGKTVTLEVDARAATPLTYQWSHDGVAIDGTTSATLTLSAVTAATAGNYTVSVSTGNSFTATSQPAEVRVVAPEPGKLKNLSILAHSGAGADVLTAGFVTTGGNAAQLVVRGVAQKLAADFNVGGTMTDPQIALVDPSANTLGGNTDWDAADAALMAELGAFGLDADSGDAVFAGALPVGVPISALVTGEDGGTGIVLVEVYDATAAVTGNRLVNLSARLRVEPNRPATAGFVIDGNVPHQVLIRGAGDSLRALGLTTALTDPSIVVNRTGENPAEIARNLDWGDEGARASMSARGSQIGAFPFNQGSLDAGLLLTLHPGSYTVTLSSANDEGGIALVEVYDLGEP; encoded by the coding sequence ATGAAACCCCTTCGCTTGCTCCTCCCGCTGGTCGCGGTATGCTCGACGTGTCTCGTCGGCCTGCGCGCCCAGGAAATCACCATCTCCGGCACCCAGTTCCTCGTGGAGGGACGCCCCATTTGGCTCAACGGCATCAACGCCGCCTGGATCGATTGGAACGACTTCGGCGGTGGCCGCTTCCGCGAGTTTCTGACCGTGCCGGGCGACCGCGCCACCCGCGGCTGGGATGAGGAGATCGCCAGCTACGCGGCCGCCGGCATCAATTGCGCCCGTATCTGGATCGACTGCGACGGCACCCATGTCCTGCGCTACGATAGCGCGGGCAACGTGACCGGCACCGTAGACGGGTTTATCGAAGACGTTGGCCGCCTGCTCGACATCGGCCAGCGGCACGGCGTTTACATTATGCCGGTGCTCACGTCCTTCGACCACGCTCGCGAAAAGAACTGGGAAAACACCTGGCAAAACTGGCGCGATCTCTTGGCCAACGACGCCAAGATCGATACCTACATCAACAACGTGGTCATCCCGTTGGTCGAGGCGTATCCAGATCATCCCTACCTCTTCGCTTGGGAGATCTGCAACGAGCCGGAGTGGATGTATACCGGCAGCGCCGAACAACGCGGCACCACGCGTGAGCGGGTGGTGGCCTTTCACGCCCGGGTCGCCGCCGCCATCAACCAGCACACCTCCAAACCGGTCACCACCGGCACGGCCGGCTGGCAGTGGATGAGCGACCTCAACGGCTTCAACGGTCGACTCTACAGCGATGCGTCGCTGCAGGCGGCCTACGATTCTCCGGATGCCCGACTCGATTTTTACCAGGTCCATTACTACGGCTGGATGCAGAGCCAGGGCGCGAGTCCCTTCGACGAAGATCACACGCCAAGCTACTTTCTCGACGCCGAGCTGGATCGCCCGGTCATCATCGGCGAATGCCCGGGGCTGGCCGCGCCCACCGGCGGTGCGCTGTTGAGCGTGACCGATGCCTATCAAGCGGGCTGGGCCAACGGCTACGCCGGCGTCATGGCTTGGTCGTCGAGCGGCCACGACGGCGCCGGCACGCTGCCGGAAATCGCCGTCGCTACCGAACGCATGCGGCGCAAATTCACCGATCTGGTCGCCGTCAACCGGCCGGTCATTTACGGTCAACCCGCTGCCGCCATCGTGGCCCCAGGCAAGACCGTCACCCTCGAAGTCGACGCGCGTGCCGCCACACCTCTAACGTATCAGTGGAGCCATGACGGGGTGGCGATCGACGGGACCACCTCGGCCACGCTCACGTTGAGTGCCGTGACCGCGGCGACCGCCGGCAACTACACCGTCTCCGTCAGCACGGGGAATAGTTTCACCGCCACATCCCAGCCCGCCGAAGTGCGTGTGGTCGCGCCCGAACCGGGCAAACTCAAAAACCTCTCCATCCTCGCACACTCCGGCGCCGGCGCCGACGTATTGACCGCTGGGTTTGTCACCACGGGAGGCAACGCCGCCCAGTTGGTGGTGCGCGGAGTGGCTCAAAAACTGGCCGCCGACTTCAACGTGGGCGGAACAATGACCGATCCTCAGATCGCGCTGGTGGATCCCTCCGCCAACACCCTGGGCGGCAATACCGATTGGGATGCCGCCGACGCCGCTCTGATGGCGGAACTTGGTGCCTTTGGGCTCGATGCCGACAGCGGTGATGCCGTGTTTGCCGGGGCACTGCCGGTGGGCGTTCCGATCTCCGCGCTGGTCACCGGCGAAGACGGTGGCACTGGAATTGTGTTGGTTGAGGTATACGACGCCACAGCTGCAGTCACCGGCAATCGTTTGGTCAATCTGTCGGCTCGCCTCCGGGTGGAGCCGAACCGACCGGCTACTGCCGGTTTTGTGATCGATGGCAATGTGCCGCACCAGGTGCTGATCCGCGGTGCCGGTGACAGCCTGCGCGCGCTCGGTCTCACCACTGCGCTGACCGATCCCAGCATCGTCGTGAACCGCACCGGCGAAAACCCAGCGGAAATCGCGCGCAATCTCGATTGGGGGGACGAAGGCGCACGGGCATCCATGAGCGCGCGCGGGTCGCAGATCGGTGCCTTTCCGTTCAATCAGGGCAGTCTCGACGCCGGCCTCCTGCTCACCCTGCACCCGGGTTCCTATACCGTCACCCTGTCGAGTGCCAACGACGAGGGTGGCATCGCGCTGGTCGAGGTTTACGATTTGGGCGAACCGTAA
- a CDS encoding YdeI/OmpD-associated family protein: MPLEPANPRYFYTPAELQGWFREHHDEATELWLGFHRKDSGLATLTYAEALDEALCWGWIDGIRKRWDATSYVQRFTPRNPRSIWSKVNIAKVAALEAAGRMQPAGRAAFEKRDEKRCGIYAFEREQPASFAPERLREFKANGGAWAYFTAQAPYYQRTLTHWVESAKQEATRTRRLTKLIEYSARSERVP, from the coding sequence ATGCCCCTGGAGCCTGCCAATCCTCGCTATTTCTATACCCCGGCGGAGTTGCAGGGTTGGTTTCGTGAGCATCACGACGAGGCAACGGAGTTGTGGCTCGGTTTTCACCGCAAGGACAGCGGACTGGCGACGCTCACCTATGCGGAGGCCCTCGACGAGGCCCTGTGCTGGGGCTGGATCGATGGCATTCGCAAACGCTGGGATGCGACCAGCTACGTGCAGCGCTTCACCCCGCGCAATCCGCGCTCGATTTGGAGCAAGGTTAACATCGCCAAAGTGGCGGCGTTGGAGGCAGCGGGCCGGATGCAGCCGGCGGGACGTGCGGCGTTTGAAAAGCGCGACGAAAAACGCTGCGGCATCTATGCATTTGAGCGCGAGCAGCCGGCGAGCTTCGCCCCGGAGCGGCTGCGGGAGTTTAAGGCGAATGGAGGGGCGTGGGCCTACTTCACCGCCCAGGCGCCCTACTACCAACGCACCCTCACCCACTGGGTGGAGAGCGCCAAGCAGGAGGCCACGCGCACGAGGCGCCTGACGAAGTTGATCGAGTATTCTGCCCGCAGCGAACGGGTGCCGTGA
- a CDS encoding 3-deoxy-D-arabino-heptulosonate 7-phosphate synthase → MILPKSNRLSTAQVDELNAIVGEFGCRLQPIIGAVRTIYAILGDERDELMINRIEGLDYVERVDRIQSPFKLMDRRSDLASHQVKIGGVTLGEELLMIAGQCTIDPKNPNFFYETAEAVKEAGAQVLRGGVWKPRTNPYTFQGDTKSLDILMEASRRTGLPVDAEVMDEEHLHMALDAGVHMLQIGARNALNYSLLRAIGKAIAERDTVVLLKRSIHMGPINEFIAAAEYIVSFGNPNVLLCPRGTSPGLDGYRNHPDESITPLLKEKSWAPVVVDPSHSVGRAAYVPSCALAAVAYGADGLCIEAHAEPSKGIGDDPKQALTPAVLKTTLEQAKQIWALRRGTPVAALS, encoded by the coding sequence ATGATCCTCCCGAAATCCAACCGCCTCTCCACCGCCCAAGTCGACGAACTCAACGCGATCGTCGGTGAGTTTGGTTGCCGCCTGCAGCCCATCATCGGCGCGGTGCGCACCATCTACGCCATCCTCGGCGATGAGCGTGATGAGCTCATGATCAACCGCATCGAGGGCCTCGACTACGTGGAGCGCGTCGATCGTATTCAGTCACCGTTCAAACTCATGGACCGCCGTTCCGATTTGGCCTCCCACCAGGTAAAGATCGGCGGCGTCACGCTCGGCGAGGAGCTGCTCATGATCGCTGGGCAGTGCACCATCGATCCGAAGAACCCCAACTTCTTCTACGAAACGGCCGAGGCCGTGAAGGAAGCCGGTGCCCAGGTCCTGCGAGGCGGCGTGTGGAAGCCCCGCACCAACCCCTACACCTTCCAGGGCGACACCAAGTCGCTCGACATTCTCATGGAAGCCTCCCGCCGCACCGGCCTGCCGGTGGACGCCGAGGTGATGGACGAAGAGCACCTGCACATGGCCCTCGATGCCGGCGTGCATATGCTGCAAATCGGGGCGCGCAACGCGCTCAATTACTCACTGCTCCGCGCCATTGGCAAAGCCATCGCCGAGCGCGACACCGTGGTATTGCTCAAGCGCAGCATCCACATGGGCCCGATCAACGAATTCATCGCCGCCGCCGAATACATCGTGAGTTTCGGCAATCCCAACGTGTTGCTGTGCCCGCGCGGCACCTCGCCGGGGCTCGATGGTTACCGCAACCATCCGGACGAAAGCATCACGCCGCTGCTCAAGGAAAAGAGCTGGGCACCGGTGGTGGTCGATCCTTCGCACTCCGTCGGTCGCGCGGCCTACGTGCCGTCCTGTGCGCTGGCCGCGGTCGCCTATGGCGCGGATGGCCTGTGCATCGAAGCCCACGCCGAACCGAGCAAAGGCATCGGCGACGATCCGAAGCAGGCGCTCACTCCCGCGGTGCTCAAAACCACCCTCGAGCAGGCCAAACAAATCTGGGCCCTGCGCCGCGGCACGCCAGTCGCCGCGCTGAGCTGA
- a CDS encoding nitronate monooxygenase, which yields MTTPAIIQGGMGVAVSNWRLARAVSQEAQLGVVSASLLAVVQARLLQQGDPGGHLRRAFAHFPLPGIVKQVLADYFVPGGIPKDQPFRPVPMPSVQRNPRLEGLTVLSNFAEVFLAKEGHRGQVGINLLEKIKLPTLPSLYGAMLAGVDVVLMGAGVPREIPGALDQLAAGEAAELKLHVEDRPVDQPPVITRFDPQALWERVAPKLPRPRFFAIISSATLALTLARKSTGVVDGFVVEAPNAGGHNAPPRASHTLSESGEPIYGPRDAVDFPRIRSLGLPFWLAGGASRPGKLAEARAIGAAGVQVGTAFALCDESGIVPELKRRVREWICAGLAHVRTDPLASPTGFPFKMAQLSQTLSDAAAYARRLRRCDLGYLRSLFQREDGTVGYRCPAEAPEAFVRKGGDIAETTGRQCLCNGLAATVGLGQVLPDGSSELPILTAGDELRELGRFFDLSRESFTVRDVLNVLLGNAPALT from the coding sequence ATGACTACTCCCGCCATCATTCAGGGCGGCATGGGTGTCGCCGTTTCCAACTGGCGATTGGCCCGGGCCGTCTCGCAAGAAGCTCAACTCGGTGTGGTCTCCGCCAGCCTCCTGGCGGTGGTCCAAGCGCGTCTGCTGCAACAGGGCGACCCGGGCGGCCACCTGCGGCGCGCCTTCGCCCACTTCCCGCTGCCAGGCATCGTGAAGCAGGTGCTGGCCGACTATTTTGTCCCGGGCGGCATCCCGAAGGATCAACCGTTTCGTCCGGTGCCGATGCCGTCGGTGCAGCGCAACCCGCGCCTCGAGGGGCTGACGGTATTGTCCAATTTCGCCGAAGTGTTCCTCGCCAAGGAAGGCCACCGCGGACAGGTCGGCATCAACCTGCTGGAAAAAATCAAACTCCCCACCCTGCCGTCGCTTTACGGTGCGATGCTGGCCGGCGTGGACGTTGTCCTGATGGGCGCCGGTGTGCCGCGCGAGATTCCGGGCGCACTCGATCAACTGGCCGCCGGCGAGGCCGCGGAGCTGAAGCTGCACGTCGAAGACCGGCCGGTCGATCAACCGCCGGTGATCACGCGTTTTGATCCGCAGGCCCTGTGGGAGCGCGTGGCGCCCAAACTGCCGCGACCGCGTTTTTTCGCCATCATCTCGTCGGCCACCCTCGCGCTCACCTTGGCCCGCAAATCGACCGGTGTGGTGGACGGTTTTGTGGTCGAAGCACCCAACGCCGGTGGTCACAACGCACCGCCCCGCGCCAGCCACACGCTCAGCGAAAGTGGCGAGCCCATTTACGGTCCGCGCGATGCCGTGGACTTTCCGCGGATTCGCAGCCTGGGCCTGCCGTTTTGGTTGGCGGGCGGCGCCTCGCGTCCGGGTAAGCTGGCCGAGGCGCGCGCGATCGGCGCCGCCGGCGTGCAGGTCGGCACGGCCTTTGCGCTATGTGATGAGTCGGGCATCGTGCCGGAACTGAAGCGGCGCGTGCGCGAGTGGATTTGCGCCGGTCTCGCCCACGTGCGCACCGACCCGCTGGCCTCGCCGACCGGGTTCCCCTTTAAGATGGCTCAGCTCAGTCAGACGCTCTCCGACGCCGCCGCCTACGCGCGTCGTCTGCGGCGCTGCGATCTGGGTTATCTGCGCAGTCTGTTCCAACGCGAGGACGGCACGGTCGGTTATCGTTGTCCGGCCGAAGCGCCAGAAGCGTTCGTCCGCAAAGGCGGCGACATCGCCGAAACGACGGGACGCCAATGCCTGTGCAACGGCCTCGCCGCCACGGTCGGTTTGGGACAGGTCTTGCCCGATGGTTCCTCTGAGTTGCCCATCCTCACGGCGGGCGACGAACTACGTGAGCTCGGTCGCTTCTTCGACCTCTCGCGCGAGTCCTTCACGGTGCGCGACGTCCTCAACGTCCTGCTGGGCAACGCCCCGGCCCTGACCTGA
- a CDS encoding agmatine deiminase family protein, producing MLVAAMSFGSAWAPAEDSVASTSTSPRLPLNNRDADEPDFGFTDPEPLQRLATEWEPHRAMVVGLSFSELFADQRYARYQIELMAVAHHYVEIYVFCDDDQTRAYAYFLSMLNEHPEADAILAKTHFVDSRNVIRWTRDYGPIFGLKADQKMAVIDFVYKPATREEDTQTSVAAENSRRFRISESDALPGDVAVYLENRFDTPVQVVRPPLWMDGGDFMHDGRGNVLVSGKTVVRNGGDKAELEKLFQHYFAAKRLHLLRALPGSTVNHLDMIMKFVDERTIIVPVYQDPSTPPLNRYRSELVRNVKAVLAENEAYVRKHFPDARVLRMPMPPIAFSTRLEILNAARSEFLGVIAVGRGLITHAELMQLNGPAVAQLEERTLAVIREEIGQADMKTESGFDAVMARYGQQPFSRYLEVYSESTTGYRSYLNSLFLHAPDGRTAFVVPRFTARSAAEIPRITEWEQEVERVYREAWPDSTVHWINCDAMIQDMGFIHCTTQTLPNWPL from the coding sequence ATGCTAGTCGCCGCAATGAGTTTCGGCAGCGCCTGGGCGCCAGCCGAAGACTCCGTGGCGTCCACCTCCACCTCGCCGCGCCTGCCCCTGAATAACCGTGACGCCGACGAGCCGGACTTCGGCTTCACCGATCCGGAACCGCTGCAGAGGCTGGCGACAGAATGGGAACCGCATCGCGCTATGGTGGTGGGGCTTTCCTTTTCCGAGTTGTTCGCCGATCAGCGCTACGCTCGGTATCAGATCGAACTGATGGCGGTCGCTCACCACTACGTGGAGATTTACGTGTTCTGCGACGACGACCAGACGCGGGCCTACGCGTATTTTCTATCGATGCTGAACGAGCATCCGGAGGCCGATGCGATCCTCGCCAAGACGCACTTCGTTGATTCGCGCAATGTGATCCGTTGGACGCGAGACTACGGTCCGATCTTCGGACTCAAAGCCGACCAAAAGATGGCGGTGATTGATTTCGTCTACAAACCCGCCACGCGCGAGGAAGACACGCAGACCTCAGTCGCGGCCGAGAACAGCCGGCGCTTTCGCATCAGCGAATCCGACGCGCTGCCCGGCGACGTCGCGGTGTATTTGGAGAATCGCTTCGATACGCCGGTGCAGGTGGTGCGACCGCCGCTCTGGATGGATGGCGGTGACTTTATGCACGATGGCCGGGGTAATGTGTTGGTCTCCGGCAAGACGGTGGTGCGCAACGGCGGCGACAAGGCGGAGCTCGAAAAACTCTTCCAGCACTACTTTGCAGCGAAGCGACTGCACCTGCTGCGCGCGCTCCCGGGATCGACCGTCAACCACCTCGACATGATCATGAAGTTTGTCGACGAGCGCACCATCATCGTGCCGGTCTACCAAGACCCCTCGACACCGCCGCTCAACCGCTACCGCAGCGAACTGGTGCGCAACGTGAAAGCGGTTCTCGCCGAAAACGAAGCTTACGTGCGCAAGCACTTTCCCGACGCTCGGGTCCTGCGCATGCCCATGCCTCCGATCGCGTTCTCCACTCGCCTTGAGATTCTCAACGCTGCCCGTTCGGAGTTCCTCGGCGTCATTGCGGTGGGGCGAGGACTCATCACCCACGCGGAGCTCATGCAGCTCAACGGACCGGCGGTGGCGCAGTTGGAGGAGCGCACCCTGGCCGTCATTCGCGAAGAAATCGGTCAGGCGGACATGAAGACCGAAAGCGGATTCGACGCCGTGATGGCGCGCTACGGGCAACAACCCTTCAGTCGTTACCTCGAAGTGTATTCGGAATCCACCACCGGCTATCGCTCCTACCTGAACAGCTTGTTCCTGCACGCGCCCGATGGTCGCACCGCGTTTGTGGTGCCACGGTTCACCGCCCGGAGTGCCGCGGAGATTCCCCGCATCACCGAATGGGAACAGGAGGTTGAACGCGTTTACCGCGAAGCATGGCCCGACAGCACGGTGCACTGGATCAACTGCGATGCGATGATCCAGGACATGGGCTTCATTCACTGCACCACGCAGACGCTCCCCAACTGGCCGCTGTAG
- a CDS encoding RluA family pseudouridine synthase, whose amino-acid sequence MGSPAQDFAATAPLGRDVQVIRADASGLVALAKPAGLLSHPNHRGEEDRALLRAPYALDEEAYTWTTPDGAEHRAWLLNRLDSATSGILMVATDPELARYIRGLFKTKRIQKVYAALVFGRPLTRNETWRDQLAVQKQGGQIRTASRGNIPAESLMRCVETHTRQSPPLSLIQLEPRTGRSHQLRVQCAKRRLPIVGDATYGDFKLNRAFAKQTGEKRLFLHSFRTSFDYEWQGRPVKFQAEAPLPESFTKPAR is encoded by the coding sequence ATGGGCTCACCGGCGCAGGACTTTGCCGCCACCGCGCCCTTGGGCCGCGACGTGCAGGTGATTCGGGCCGACGCCAGCGGATTGGTCGCACTCGCCAAACCAGCCGGCCTGCTCTCGCACCCCAATCATCGCGGCGAGGAGGATCGTGCGCTCTTACGCGCGCCTTACGCGCTCGACGAAGAGGCCTACACATGGACGACGCCCGACGGCGCGGAGCATCGCGCGTGGTTGCTCAACCGCCTCGATTCGGCGACGTCGGGAATCCTGATGGTCGCGACCGATCCGGAGTTGGCCCGCTACATCCGGGGTCTCTTCAAAACCAAACGTATCCAAAAAGTGTATGCAGCGCTCGTTTTTGGCCGTCCGTTGACGCGCAACGAGACGTGGCGCGACCAACTCGCGGTGCAAAAACAGGGCGGCCAGATCCGCACCGCCAGCCGCGGTAACATCCCCGCCGAATCGCTCATGCGTTGTGTTGAGACGCACACTCGCCAGAGCCCGCCGCTCAGCCTCATTCAGCTCGAGCCCCGCACCGGCCGCAGCCATCAGCTACGGGTGCAATGCGCGAAGCGCCGCCTGCCCATCGTGGGCGACGCCACCTACGGCGATTTTAAGCTCAACCGCGCCTTCGCCAAACAGACCGGCGAGAAGCGCCTGTTCCTGCATTCCTTCCGCACCAGCTTCGACTACGAGTGGCAGGGGAGGCCGGTGAAATTTCAGGCCGAAGCCCCGCTACCCGAGAGTTTTACGAAACCGGCGCGCTGA
- a CDS encoding Maf family protein, translated as MSETLPRFILASASPRRRELLGQLGLPFTVVVADVVEHEERTTDPRTMVAHNAALKADWVAERHPDAWVLGADTTVFIDGEALNKPADGAEARAMLCQLSGRTHTVFTGMALRHRSKQIAIDRGVASDVTFKELDEATIEAYLARVHTLDKAGGYAIQEHGDLIIARQEGSLSNIIGLPLEELKQILTEQRLMD; from the coding sequence ATGAGCGAAACCTTACCCCGCTTCATTCTAGCCTCCGCCTCGCCGCGCCGACGCGAGTTGCTCGGCCAACTCGGCCTGCCGTTTACGGTCGTCGTGGCCGATGTAGTGGAGCACGAGGAACGCACCACAGATCCGCGCACGATGGTCGCCCACAACGCCGCGCTGAAGGCCGATTGGGTGGCCGAGCGTCATCCGGACGCGTGGGTGCTCGGCGCCGACACGACCGTTTTCATCGATGGTGAAGCGCTCAACAAACCCGCCGACGGCGCCGAAGCCCGCGCCATGCTGTGCCAGCTCAGCGGCCGCACCCACACGGTGTTCACCGGCATGGCGCTGCGTCATCGCAGCAAACAGATTGCGATCGATCGCGGCGTGGCCAGCGACGTGACCTTCAAAGAGTTGGACGAGGCCACCATCGAGGCCTACCTCGCTCGGGTGCACACCCTCGACAAGGCCGGCGGCTACGCGATCCAGGAGCACGGCGACCTGATCATTGCCCGCCAGGAGGGCTCGTTGAGCAACATCATCGGGTTACCCCTGGAAGAGTTGAAACAAATTTTGACGGAGCAGCGTCTGATGGACTGA
- a CDS encoding TolC family protein: MSWFSSRFRPVGSPPRSLLALGALCLAGLNAPGLRAESYDLASALQAVEGANFDVLLSQESIFQAQESARNSRANLLPNVTFDATQRRSRSASFGSTVTRSGVNSRFDMGLNGRLDLLDAQNIASYQAAKLGVSVAELDAETTRESVRAAVASVYLQHLRNLARLDLIDANISRADALLDLAVRQRDAGVATQIDVTRAQAQVAIAQQARLQQETELQSSELRFKRLLSLEADAPVALSPFSLRVSEADPAAGSAETVALEQRTDLARAERLLDQSDLEVRAAKFNRLPTLSLTGNYGRAAEEAFDGNDAQVWSTGISLSVPVFDGLRTGSLTRLALSRRRANQLRHDDLADAIAAEVRLAVQNTRSRRAQIQVAQTSLALAEDELRLAQIRFEQGAADNREMVEAQNRLAIASDNLLEATYQYNLSRVELALATGDVRGILDEAVQ; encoded by the coding sequence ATGAGCTGGTTCTCCTCACGCTTTCGCCCCGTCGGGTCGCCCCCCCGGTCTCTCCTCGCTCTCGGCGCGCTGTGCCTCGCTGGCTTGAACGCGCCGGGTCTTCGGGCCGAGAGCTACGACCTCGCTTCCGCACTGCAGGCCGTGGAGGGCGCCAACTTCGACGTGCTGCTCAGCCAGGAATCGATCTTCCAAGCCCAGGAAAGCGCTCGGAATTCCCGCGCCAACCTGTTGCCCAACGTGACCTTTGACGCGACGCAGCGGCGCTCGCGCTCGGCCTCTTTTGGCAGCACCGTGACGCGCTCGGGTGTGAACAGCCGCTTCGACATGGGCCTCAACGGGCGCCTCGACCTGCTCGACGCGCAGAACATCGCCAGCTACCAGGCCGCCAAGCTCGGCGTCAGCGTGGCCGAACTCGATGCCGAAACCACTCGCGAATCCGTCCGCGCTGCCGTCGCCAGCGTTTATCTGCAACACCTGCGCAATCTGGCTCGCCTCGATCTCATCGATGCCAACATCTCCCGCGCCGATGCGCTCCTCGATCTCGCCGTGCGTCAACGTGATGCCGGGGTCGCCACCCAAATCGACGTGACGCGCGCCCAAGCCCAAGTCGCCATTGCCCAGCAAGCGCGCCTGCAGCAGGAGACCGAGCTGCAGAGTTCGGAACTACGCTTTAAGCGCCTGCTCAGCCTCGAAGCCGATGCCCCTGTCGCGCTCTCGCCGTTTTCTCTCCGTGTGAGCGAGGCCGATCCGGCCGCCGGCTCGGCCGAAACGGTCGCGCTCGAACAACGCACCGATCTGGCCCGCGCCGAACGCCTGCTCGACCAATCCGATCTCGAGGTGCGCGCTGCCAAGTTCAACCGCCTGCCGACTCTCAGCCTCACCGGCAACTACGGCCGCGCCGCCGAGGAAGCCTTTGATGGCAACGACGCGCAGGTGTGGTCGACTGGCATTTCGCTGAGCGTTCCGGTCTTCGATGGCCTGCGCACTGGCTCGCTCACGCGCTTGGCTTTGTCCCGCCGCCGCGCGAACCAATTGCGCCACGACGATCTGGCCGACGCCATTGCCGCCGAGGTTCGCCTCGCCGTGCAGAACACGCGCTCCCGTCGCGCCCAGATTCAGGTCGCCCAAACCAGCCTCGCGCTCGCCGAAGATGAGCTGCGCCTCGCGCAAATCCGTTTCGAGCAAGGCGCCGCCGACAATCGCGAAATGGTCGAGGCCCAGAACCGTCTCGCCATCGCCAGCGACAACCTGCTGGAAGCGACCTATCAATACAACCTGAGCCGCGTGGAGCTGGCTCTTGCCACGGGCGATGTGCGCGGGATCTTGGACGAAGCCGTCCAATGA